From Microbacterium sp. LWH11-1.2, one genomic window encodes:
- a CDS encoding CoA transferase: MSETPRSILDGYRVIDCSIAMAGPFAAQRLGDLGADVIKVEPTAGEWQRFAAAGGAKGNEINVSFLSLNRNKRSLAVDLKSDAGREVVRDLIAGADVFLQNYRPGVAARLGLDYESLSAINPSLVYVSMSGYGEDGPYKDRPGQDLILQAMSGAMLSAGREGEPPSPAGQYLADAVTASTAFEAVLAALLHRERTGEGQLVTVNMLDALTTLQMQELSVYTVGGVPQQRGTEPNAHVYIRAPYGIFATTDGYLALGFADLEKLGEVLDEPSFRGLDAEVHGWTHRDELYATVAKHLREQPTQHWLDTLLPAGMWVGPVYGYEDLVNDPQIIHNGTFVEYEHPTEGHIKTPGFPYRFAKTPARIDRGAPLTGEHTAEILAELGVTPERTQELLDSGAVAQTAVPVAVSS, from the coding sequence ATGTCCGAAACTCCCCGCAGCATCCTCGACGGCTATCGTGTCATCGACTGCTCGATCGCGATGGCCGGTCCCTTCGCCGCCCAGCGGCTCGGCGATCTCGGCGCCGACGTGATCAAGGTCGAGCCGACCGCCGGCGAGTGGCAGCGCTTCGCCGCGGCCGGCGGAGCGAAGGGCAACGAGATCAACGTCTCGTTCCTCTCCCTCAACCGCAACAAGCGCTCGCTGGCCGTCGACCTCAAATCGGATGCCGGACGCGAGGTCGTCCGCGACCTCATCGCCGGAGCCGACGTCTTCCTGCAGAACTACCGTCCGGGGGTCGCCGCGCGCCTCGGTCTCGACTACGAATCGCTCTCCGCGATCAACCCCTCGCTGGTCTACGTCTCGATGTCGGGCTACGGCGAGGACGGCCCGTACAAGGACCGTCCGGGACAGGACCTCATCCTGCAGGCCATGAGCGGCGCGATGCTGTCCGCCGGACGCGAAGGCGAGCCGCCGTCTCCTGCCGGCCAGTACCTGGCGGATGCCGTGACGGCGTCGACCGCGTTCGAAGCGGTGCTCGCCGCGCTGCTGCACCGGGAGCGCACCGGCGAGGGGCAGCTCGTGACGGTGAACATGCTCGACGCGCTCACGACCCTGCAGATGCAGGAGCTCAGCGTGTACACGGTCGGCGGGGTGCCGCAGCAGCGCGGCACCGAGCCGAACGCGCACGTCTACATCCGTGCGCCCTACGGCATCTTCGCCACCACCGACGGCTACCTCGCGCTCGGGTTCGCCGATCTGGAGAAGCTGGGCGAGGTGCTCGACGAGCCGTCGTTCCGCGGCCTCGACGCCGAGGTGCACGGCTGGACGCACCGCGATGAGCTCTACGCGACGGTCGCGAAGCATCTGCGCGAGCAGCCGACGCAGCACTGGCTCGACACCCTGCTCCCTGCGGGCATGTGGGTCGGACCGGTCTACGGCTATGAGGACCTGGTGAACGATCCCCAGATCATCCACAACGGCACCTTCGTCGAGTACGAGCACCCGACCGAGGGGCACATCAAGACGCCCGGATTCCCGTACCGGTTCGCGAAGACCCCCGCGCGCATCGATCGCGGCGCGCCGCTGACCGGCGAGCACACAGCCGAGATCCTCGCCGAGCTCGGCGTCACGCCGGAGCGCACGCAGGAGCTGCTGGATTCCGGTGCCGTGGCGCAGACCGCGGTGCCGGTGGCGGTGTCGTCGTGA
- a CDS encoding Gfo/Idh/MocA family oxidoreductase yields MSTSTVVGRKVRLGAIGAGWWATSNHFPLFAARDDVELVGVCGKGDGLESIRERFGFAFATEDATELLDADIDAVVISTPHDLHHPLAAQALDRGLHVLCEKPMTLHADEAWDLAARAERAGTVFLVPYGWNYKPFTVAARRILESGAIGEIQYAMCHMASPTRGLFGTDPSHMLERWNSDTAPDPRTWSSPEKGGGYAHGQITHSSALLFWLTGLRAASVAGRVITAGAPVDLFDAGVIRFAGGAIGSLSGAATLADGDKYQVDIRLFGTEGVLMIDVERERVTLSRYDGRREEVAIAEGEGEYECLIPPARFIELITGASTENNSDVTVAARSVELIDALLRSSAAGGVDTPV; encoded by the coding sequence GTGAGCACGTCGACGGTGGTCGGCAGGAAGGTCCGTCTCGGCGCGATCGGCGCCGGCTGGTGGGCGACCAGCAACCACTTCCCGCTGTTCGCAGCACGCGACGACGTCGAGCTCGTCGGCGTCTGCGGCAAGGGCGACGGCCTCGAGTCCATCCGCGAGAGATTCGGCTTCGCCTTCGCGACCGAGGACGCGACCGAACTGCTGGATGCCGACATCGACGCGGTCGTGATCTCGACCCCGCACGATCTGCACCATCCTCTCGCCGCTCAGGCGCTCGACCGCGGGCTGCACGTGCTGTGCGAGAAGCCGATGACGCTGCACGCCGACGAAGCCTGGGACCTGGCGGCGCGGGCCGAGCGGGCAGGCACCGTCTTCCTCGTCCCCTACGGCTGGAACTACAAGCCGTTCACGGTCGCCGCCAGGCGGATCCTCGAGTCGGGGGCGATCGGCGAGATCCAGTACGCGATGTGCCACATGGCCTCGCCGACGCGCGGGCTCTTCGGCACCGACCCGTCGCACATGCTCGAGCGCTGGAACTCCGACACCGCACCCGACCCGCGCACCTGGTCGAGCCCCGAGAAGGGTGGCGGGTACGCGCACGGGCAGATCACGCATTCCTCGGCCCTGCTTTTCTGGCTCACGGGTCTCCGGGCGGCCTCGGTCGCCGGTCGGGTGATCACCGCCGGTGCGCCGGTCGACCTGTTCGACGCCGGCGTCATCCGCTTCGCAGGCGGCGCGATCGGCTCGCTGTCGGGCGCCGCCACGCTCGCCGACGGCGACAAGTACCAGGTCGACATCCGCCTGTTCGGCACCGAGGGCGTGCTCATGATCGACGTCGAGCGCGAGCGCGTCACGCTCAGCCGCTACGACGGTCGCCGCGAAGAGGTCGCGATCGCGGAGGGCGAGGGCGAGTATGAGTGCCTGATCCCGCCGGCGCGCTTCATCGAGCTGATCACGGGTGCGAGCACCGAGAACAACTCCGATGTCACGGTCGCCGCGCGCTCCGTCGAGCTCATCGACGCGCTGCTGCGGTCGTCCGCCGCCGGCGGCGTCGACACCCCCGTCTGA
- a CDS encoding MBL fold metallo-hydrolase — translation MMQLRPGIHRIVAPLGERFIAMYLLTGPDGALLFDTGVADSVPGTLLPYLDEIGFDPTDIRWVISSHCDFDHTGGNAALAAIAPGAEFLAGRADVPMTEDVELLISGRYGEFAARDRFDDPPETTAEVRRSTGLVPVHRSLDGGETFDLGDRLIEVLSVPGHSPGHLALRDAENDTLLISDAVLGETVPTADGRAAFPPTYRDTVAYVDSIRRLRALDADLLLTAHYPVYEGAAVGEFLDDSLAYTERVDRVIEQVLASGVELTSLDLIHRAAPDLGPWPEAAAEYLIFPMTGNLERLVARGRVVEGERDGIRTWRWIA, via the coding sequence ATGATGCAGCTCCGTCCCGGCATCCATCGCATCGTGGCGCCCCTCGGCGAGCGGTTCATCGCGATGTACCTGCTCACCGGTCCCGACGGCGCGCTGCTGTTCGACACCGGCGTCGCCGACTCCGTGCCCGGCACCCTGCTGCCGTACCTCGACGAGATCGGGTTCGATCCGACCGACATCCGCTGGGTGATCAGCTCGCACTGCGACTTCGACCACACCGGCGGCAACGCCGCGTTGGCCGCGATCGCTCCGGGCGCCGAGTTCCTCGCCGGCCGCGCCGATGTGCCGATGACCGAAGACGTCGAGCTGCTCATCTCCGGCCGCTACGGCGAGTTCGCCGCCCGTGACCGTTTCGACGACCCGCCCGAGACCACGGCCGAGGTGCGTCGTTCGACGGGGCTGGTCCCCGTGCACCGGTCTCTCGACGGCGGCGAGACCTTCGACCTCGGCGACCGCCTGATCGAAGTGCTGTCGGTGCCCGGGCACTCGCCGGGTCACCTGGCGCTCCGCGATGCCGAGAACGACACGCTCCTCATCTCCGACGCCGTGCTGGGCGAGACCGTGCCGACAGCCGACGGTCGCGCCGCGTTCCCGCCGACCTACCGCGACACGGTCGCGTATGTCGACAGCATCCGCCGTCTGCGGGCTCTCGACGCCGACCTTCTCCTGACCGCGCACTATCCCGTGTACGAGGGGGCAGCCGTCGGGGAGTTCCTCGATGACTCCCTCGCCTACACCGAGCGCGTCGACCGGGTGATCGAGCAGGTGCTGGCCTCGGGGGTGGAGCTCACCTCGCTCGACCTCATCCACCGCGCCGCCCCCGATCTCGGTCCGTGGCCGGAGGCCGCGGCCGAGTACCTCATCTTCCCGATGACCGGCAACCTCGAGCGACTCGTCGCCCGGGGACGGGTCGTCGAGGGTGAGAGAGACGGCATCCGCACATGGCGGTGGATCGCGTGA
- a CDS encoding mandelate racemase/muconate lactonizing enzyme family protein, which yields MKITGYRTLRTVHDWGRPVGDVNGFIASGVTDVPLVILETDEGVEGVGMGSHADLDRLFPAIEGQDPRAVTTLYDAMLARVFKSSHGGATFGGIGAFDTALWDIKAKLAGEPLWRLLGAGDRFVPGYASGLDAALTDEQLAELYRRFADRGYTAAKLKGGRNVEADLRRFGILTDLLTANGAPPALMLDANESWNLKQAVRHVGALEEHLDVTWVEEPLRRWDAAGHARLSAAIKASVATGENLTGLEQYRPLLDAGGADIVQAGAVWGITHFLRVAVTAHSRDLPVSPVGLTANHTVTAAAAAVPNHLSAEVQDLGSPFGLTLDQEFESGGIVLGDRPGVGIDVDEALILKARSDADWQEPAGPHVRSPRAGLRLVDNGAWGE from the coding sequence ATGAAGATCACCGGCTACCGCACACTGCGCACCGTCCACGACTGGGGGCGGCCCGTCGGCGACGTCAACGGATTCATCGCATCCGGCGTCACCGACGTCCCTCTGGTGATCCTCGAGACCGACGAGGGCGTCGAGGGCGTCGGCATGGGATCGCACGCCGATCTCGACCGGCTCTTCCCGGCCATCGAGGGGCAGGACCCCCGGGCCGTCACCACTCTCTACGACGCGATGCTCGCGCGGGTCTTCAAGTCGTCGCACGGCGGTGCGACCTTCGGCGGCATCGGCGCCTTCGACACCGCGCTCTGGGACATCAAGGCCAAGCTCGCCGGCGAGCCGCTCTGGCGTCTGCTCGGCGCGGGCGACCGCTTCGTGCCCGGCTACGCCTCCGGCCTCGACGCTGCCTTGACCGACGAGCAGCTCGCCGAGCTCTACCGCCGTTTCGCCGATCGCGGCTACACCGCCGCCAAGCTCAAGGGCGGTCGCAACGTCGAGGCGGATCTGCGTCGCTTCGGCATCCTCACCGACCTCCTCACCGCGAACGGCGCGCCGCCGGCGCTCATGCTCGACGCCAACGAGTCGTGGAACCTCAAGCAGGCCGTCCGCCACGTCGGCGCCCTCGAGGAGCATCTCGACGTCACCTGGGTCGAGGAGCCGCTCCGTCGATGGGATGCCGCGGGCCACGCACGACTGAGCGCGGCCATCAAGGCGTCGGTCGCGACCGGCGAGAACCTCACCGGCCTCGAGCAGTACCGGCCGCTGCTCGACGCCGGTGGCGCCGACATCGTGCAGGCCGGAGCGGTCTGGGGCATCACCCACTTCCTCCGCGTCGCCGTCACCGCGCATAGCCGCGACCTGCCGGTGAGCCCGGTGGGCCTCACTGCGAACCACACGGTCACCGCGGCCGCCGCGGCCGTGCCGAACCATCTCTCCGCCGAGGTGCAGGATCTCGGATCCCCGTTCGGGCTCACGCTCGACCAGGAGTTCGAGAGCGGCGGCATCGTGCTGGGCGACCGACCCGGCGTCGGCATCGACGTCGACGAGGCGCTGATCCTCAAGGCGCGCAGCGACGCCGACTGGCAGGAGCCGGCGGGACCCCACGTGCGCTCTCCGCGCGCCGGTCTGCGCCTGGTCGACAACGGCGCCTGGGGCGAATGA
- a CDS encoding FadR/GntR family transcriptional regulator, producing the protein MTLPADPATAGRARTPIDRIGATVLKELVQSIVTGEFGPGDLLPPESVISVQFGVSRTVIRETMKRLQEKGMVTVAQGRGTHVNPSTSWNVLDPLVLSTMITNDSTLGVLDDLSVVRGALEAAMAAAAATAVDDEARTRLQDDLAAMAECVDDSAAFREADLRFHRSVMELSDNALAENIARVLITHAVCSDRFTGIDPAHAFELTLAEHEKIVEAISAGDAEGARVAMSAHILGSWSRRRLPSEKRA; encoded by the coding sequence ATGACCCTGCCCGCAGATCCCGCCACCGCCGGTCGCGCACGCACCCCGATCGACCGCATCGGCGCGACCGTCCTGAAGGAGCTCGTCCAGTCGATCGTGACCGGCGAGTTCGGCCCCGGCGACCTGCTCCCCCCGGAGAGCGTCATCAGCGTGCAGTTCGGCGTGAGCCGCACCGTCATCCGCGAGACCATGAAGCGTCTGCAGGAGAAGGGCATGGTGACCGTCGCCCAGGGCCGCGGCACGCACGTGAATCCGTCGACGAGCTGGAACGTGCTCGACCCCCTGGTGCTGTCGACGATGATCACGAACGACTCCACCCTCGGCGTCCTCGACGACCTCAGCGTCGTCCGGGGCGCGCTCGAGGCCGCGATGGCGGCGGCAGCAGCGACCGCCGTCGATGACGAGGCGCGGACCCGGCTCCAGGACGACCTGGCCGCGATGGCCGAGTGCGTCGACGACTCCGCCGCATTCCGCGAGGCCGACCTGCGATTCCACCGCTCCGTCATGGAGCTCTCCGACAACGCGCTGGCCGAGAACATCGCCCGCGTGCTGATCACGCACGCCGTGTGCAGCGATCGCTTCACGGGCATCGACCCCGCGCACGCGTTCGAGCTCACCCTCGCCGAGCACGAGAAGATCGTCGAGGCGATATCCGCCGGCGACGCGGAGGGCGCCAGGGTCGCGATGAGCGCGCACATCCTCGGGTCGTGGTCCCGCCGGCGCCTGCCGTCCGAGAAGCGCGCCTGA
- a CDS encoding extracellular solute-binding protein produces the protein MKRRIAIPAAIGVAALALTGCGGASPSGTTGGSGSDDKLVIWNWGDADEAAAAYTEDVKAAFAEKHPDVEVEIVNQPFDQYYTLLGSAVEAGTGPDLALFNGGTQLKSRADTLVPVTDELADLEDTLAGWPAFQADGETYSAPMFLQGFPIYYNKALFTAAGLDADTPPATWDELAEACTAITEKTDASCFALGNKEGLGIEFFLSGFASGIFTPEEYDAWIDGERDWTGEHATQVLQMWADSAANGWYNEGANSTAMFNDSFDLFSGGKSAMVVGLMSGTAHWKQFDEFLGEDLGFMMPVSTNDGTTLALPAEGGIGYAVLNEDKKELGVDWIKATVDHDALSAYSLAGGQITSDTTIELDTDIASANDIVGELPGSKPLLHTALEADTLDLLHRLGQQLLGGEVTVQDAAAQLAASEG, from the coding sequence ATGAAGCGAAGGATCGCCATCCCCGCCGCCATCGGAGTGGCGGCACTTGCACTCACCGGCTGCGGAGGTGCATCGCCCAGCGGCACGACCGGAGGCTCCGGCAGCGACGACAAGCTCGTCATCTGGAACTGGGGCGACGCCGACGAGGCCGCGGCCGCGTACACCGAAGACGTCAAGGCCGCATTCGCGGAGAAGCACCCCGACGTCGAGGTCGAGATCGTCAACCAGCCGTTCGACCAGTACTACACGCTGCTCGGCAGCGCGGTCGAAGCCGGCACCGGTCCCGACCTCGCCCTCTTCAACGGCGGCACGCAGCTCAAGAGCCGCGCCGACACCCTCGTCCCCGTCACCGACGAGCTCGCCGACCTCGAGGACACGCTCGCCGGATGGCCCGCGTTCCAGGCCGACGGCGAGACGTACTCGGCGCCGATGTTCCTTCAGGGCTTCCCGATCTACTACAACAAGGCGCTCTTCACGGCCGCCGGCCTCGACGCCGACACCCCGCCGGCGACCTGGGACGAGCTCGCCGAGGCCTGCACCGCGATCACCGAGAAGACGGATGCCTCGTGCTTCGCGCTCGGCAACAAGGAGGGCCTCGGCATCGAGTTCTTCCTCTCGGGCTTCGCCTCGGGCATCTTCACGCCCGAGGAGTACGACGCCTGGATCGACGGCGAGCGCGACTGGACCGGGGAGCACGCCACGCAGGTCCTGCAGATGTGGGCCGACTCGGCAGCCAACGGCTGGTACAACGAGGGCGCGAACTCCACCGCCATGTTCAACGACTCCTTCGACCTCTTCTCCGGCGGCAAGTCGGCGATGGTCGTCGGCCTCATGAGCGGCACGGCGCACTGGAAGCAGTTCGACGAGTTCCTCGGCGAGGACCTCGGGTTCATGATGCCGGTCAGCACCAACGACGGCACGACGCTGGCCCTCCCCGCCGAGGGCGGCATCGGCTACGCCGTGCTGAACGAGGACAAGAAGGAGCTCGGCGTCGACTGGATCAAGGCCACCGTCGACCACGATGCACTCTCGGCCTACTCCCTCGCGGGTGGCCAGATCACGTCGGACACGACGATCGAGCTCGACACCGACATCGCGTCGGCGAACGACATCGTCGGGGAGCTGCCGGGCAGCAAGCCGCTGCTGCACACGGCGCTCGAGGCCGACACGCTCGACCTTCTGCACCGCCTCGGTCAGCAGCTGCTCGGCGGCGAGGTCACCGTGCAGGACGCCGCAGCCCAGCTGGCAGCGTCGGAGGGCTGA
- a CDS encoding sugar ABC transporter permease, whose translation MSTDTTSTRSLVLENRAPGRGRTKRGGRADLGVPLRKKPWTSERIAPYLMVLPVILILAVFRLYPLLLGVNYSFTGDKELNGQFIGLDNYFTLLGDARFQASARNVLVVLLFVPIQVFVAGILATFVFLKIPGHRFYRSVYFLPVVLSPIIIGAIFNILLAANGPINGALGAVNIPAVDFLGLPGTALPSVLVVHIWATFGMAFTIFLAGFATLDAELLDAAKIDGANLWQQIVHVIIPSLSQTIQFVFVTTTIGMLTGLFGLLYTMTAGGPGAASYLPEFLIWKLNGEARPALASAASVFLLLIVLVIGLIQIRVLRRATKEA comes from the coding sequence TTGTCGACCGACACCACCTCGACCCGGAGCCTTGTTCTCGAGAACAGGGCTCCGGGCCGCGGCCGCACGAAGCGCGGGGGCCGCGCCGATCTGGGCGTGCCGCTGCGCAAGAAGCCGTGGACGTCCGAGCGCATCGCGCCCTACCTCATGGTGCTGCCGGTCATCCTCATCCTCGCCGTCTTCCGGCTCTACCCGCTCCTGCTCGGCGTGAACTACTCGTTCACCGGCGACAAGGAGCTCAACGGACAGTTCATCGGACTGGACAACTACTTCACCCTCCTCGGCGACGCGCGCTTCCAGGCATCCGCCCGCAACGTGCTGGTCGTGCTGCTGTTCGTGCCGATCCAGGTCTTCGTCGCCGGCATCCTCGCGACGTTCGTCTTCCTCAAGATCCCCGGCCACCGCTTCTACCGCAGCGTGTACTTCCTGCCGGTGGTGCTGTCGCCGATCATCATCGGCGCGATCTTCAACATCCTGCTCGCCGCCAACGGCCCGATCAACGGCGCCCTCGGCGCGGTGAACATCCCCGCCGTCGACTTCCTGGGCCTGCCCGGCACCGCGCTCCCCTCCGTGCTCGTCGTGCACATCTGGGCCACGTTCGGCATGGCCTTCACGATCTTCCTCGCCGGCTTCGCGACCCTCGACGCCGAGCTGCTCGACGCCGCGAAGATCGACGGCGCGAACCTGTGGCAGCAGATCGTGCACGTCATCATCCCGAGCCTCAGCCAGACCATCCAGTTCGTGTTCGTCACGACCACGATCGGCATGCTCACCGGCCTGTTCGGCCTGCTCTACACGATGACCGCCGGAGGGCCGGGAGCCGCGAGCTACCTGCCCGAGTTCCTCATCTGGAAGCTCAACGGCGAGGCCCGACCGGCGCTGGCGTCGGCGGCATCCGTCTTCCTGCTGCTCATCGTCCTCGTGATCGGCCTGATCCAGATCCGCGTGCTCCGCCGCGCCACCAAGGAGGCATGA
- a CDS encoding carbohydrate ABC transporter permease: MRRERLGKWLIAIPMMLLAIATIAPMLYGLNISLKTRKDYVLDRLGVTQTFNVQNFIDAWTNADMGRYFMNTIIVTVFSVAILLVLASMCGYALSHLTFRGSKVAFLIILAMMMIPFQVIMVPTIKVLSDMGLINSFPGLIIAYVAQFLPFTVFFMTSYYSGIPKELTEAARVDGNGLFGVWARIMIPVGKPALISMGILNALFVWNDILIALLIMQSPQNRTVMVGVSALRGQYPDNVPTYIAGVLLAVLPIIVVYLIFQRQISAGVTAGATKG; the protein is encoded by the coding sequence ATGCGCCGGGAACGCCTGGGCAAGTGGCTCATCGCCATCCCCATGATGCTGCTGGCCATCGCCACCATCGCGCCCATGCTCTACGGGCTGAACATCTCGCTCAAGACGCGCAAGGACTACGTGCTCGACCGCCTGGGCGTCACGCAGACGTTCAACGTGCAGAACTTCATCGACGCGTGGACCAACGCCGACATGGGCCGCTACTTCATGAACACGATCATCGTGACCGTGTTCTCGGTCGCGATCCTGCTCGTGCTCGCCTCGATGTGCGGCTACGCGCTCAGCCACCTGACGTTCCGCGGCAGCAAGGTCGCGTTCCTGATCATCCTGGCGATGATGATGATCCCGTTCCAGGTGATCATGGTCCCGACCATCAAGGTGCTCAGCGACATGGGGCTGATCAACTCGTTCCCGGGGCTGATCATCGCCTACGTCGCACAGTTCCTGCCGTTCACCGTGTTCTTCATGACCTCGTACTACTCCGGCATCCCGAAGGAGCTCACCGAGGCGGCGCGCGTCGACGGCAACGGGCTGTTCGGCGTGTGGGCGCGCATCATGATCCCGGTGGGCAAGCCCGCGCTGATCTCGATGGGCATCCTGAACGCGCTGTTCGTCTGGAACGACATCCTCATCGCGCTCCTGATCATGCAGTCGCCGCAGAACCGCACCGTCATGGTCGGAGTCAGCGCGCTGCGCGGCCAGTACCCCGACAACGTGCCGACGTACATCGCCGGCGTGCTGCTCGCGGTGCTGCCGATCATCGTCGTGTACCTGATCTTCCAGCGGCAGATCTCGGCCGGAGTCACCGCCGGCGCCACGAAGGGCTGA